One stretch of Syntrophorhabdales bacterium DNA includes these proteins:
- the hisB gene encoding imidazoleglycerol-phosphate dehydratase HisB — translation MKRKAALTRKTRETEIKVGWKLDGEGKYTIATGVPFFNHMLELFARHGFFDLKIEARGDTDIDHHHTVEDVGIALGRALKEALADFEGIRRYGHAVVPMDEALCSVTIDVSGRPYLAWNGEMKGRIGTFDVEVAKEFFLAFVREAKVCLHVNLFYGENAHHRIEAVFKAFGRALRDACGKDEYLKGVLSTKGVL, via the coding sequence ATGAAAAGAAAAGCCGCGCTCACCAGGAAGACCAGAGAAACAGAGATCAAGGTCGGATGGAAGCTTGACGGTGAAGGGAAGTACACTATCGCAACAGGGGTTCCTTTCTTTAATCATATGCTTGAGCTTTTTGCCCGCCACGGATTCTTCGACCTCAAAATAGAAGCCCGTGGAGACACCGACATCGATCATCACCACACCGTGGAGGACGTGGGCATCGCCCTGGGCAGGGCGCTGAAAGAGGCGCTCGCCGACTTCGAAGGGATAAGGCGTTACGGACACGCAGTAGTGCCGATGGACGAAGCGCTCTGCAGCGTAACCATCGACGTAAGCGGCCGCCCGTATCTCGCCTGGAACGGGGAGATGAAGGGGCGGATAGGCACATTCGACGTAGAGGTCGCAAAGGAGTTTTTCCTCGCCTTTGTGCGCGAGGCAAAAGTCTGCCTCCACGTAAATCTTTTTTATGGCGAGAATGCGCACCACAGAATAGAGGCTGTGTTCAAGGCCTTTGGTCGCGCGTTGCGCGATGCGTGCGGGAAGGATGAATATCTGAAAGGGGTCTTGTCGACCAAGGGAGTGCTGTGA
- the hisD gene encoding histidinol dehydrogenase, whose amino-acid sequence MKVWHLEQEWDAFLETIVTGREQKKSDVRRSVQAIKKQVAEEGEEALLRLSTRFEGWSKKYPLKIPVKEIEEAAEKIDRKDLPVLKGMIKNVRLFHRSQLTRQRRYKRKGLEVREEPVSVERALVYVPGGQVPYPSSLVMGVVPAQVAGVREIYVTTPTHDGALNPYIAACSLLLGIRNVYRLGGAQAIYAFAFGAGSIPKVDIIVGPGNAYVEEAKRDVYGRVGIDMLAGPSELVVLLTRHFPLEIAAWDLFSQAEHDEMATVGLFSPSKDDLYTLMRQMERLLGENVRKATVEKALEKNGFLVHYQSLDKAVEAINRIAPEHLEVVGDMSATKNLRYPGIIYVGPETCVSMGDYYIGTNHVLPTGGAGRFSAGLSVDTFTKRRVLVKIDKKFLETYGANAIRLAEIEGLYAHGRAIKARRELLR is encoded by the coding sequence ATGAAGGTGTGGCACCTTGAGCAGGAATGGGATGCATTTCTTGAGACGATTGTAACCGGCCGGGAACAAAAAAAGAGTGACGTGCGCAGGTCGGTGCAGGCCATCAAGAAGCAGGTGGCGGAGGAAGGGGAAGAAGCACTCCTTCGCTTGAGCACGCGTTTTGAGGGCTGGAGCAAAAAGTATCCGCTCAAAATACCCGTCAAAGAAATAGAAGAAGCGGCTGAAAAGATCGACAGGAAGGACCTTCCAGTGCTGAAAGGCATGATAAAGAACGTAAGGCTCTTCCACCGATCCCAGCTTACGCGGCAAAGGAGATACAAGAGAAAGGGGCTTGAGGTCAGGGAAGAGCCGGTATCTGTTGAGCGTGCCCTGGTGTATGTGCCCGGAGGCCAGGTTCCGTACCCGTCGAGCCTTGTCATGGGCGTGGTGCCCGCGCAGGTCGCGGGTGTGCGTGAGATCTATGTGACGACGCCGACCCATGACGGTGCTCTCAATCCTTACATCGCGGCCTGCTCCCTTCTTCTTGGAATACGCAACGTATACCGTCTTGGTGGCGCCCAGGCAATCTATGCTTTTGCCTTTGGCGCAGGGAGCATCCCCAAAGTCGATATAATTGTGGGCCCCGGCAATGCCTATGTGGAAGAAGCAAAGAGGGACGTGTACGGAAGAGTTGGTATTGACATGCTGGCAGGTCCCTCTGAGCTCGTGGTTTTGCTCACACGCCACTTTCCGCTCGAGATAGCGGCCTGGGACCTTTTTTCTCAGGCGGAGCATGATGAGATGGCAACTGTGGGCCTTTTTTCGCCATCGAAGGACGATCTCTATACGCTGATGAGGCAGATGGAGCGGCTGCTTGGGGAGAACGTGCGCAAAGCGACTGTAGAAAAAGCTCTTGAGAAAAACGGGTTTCTGGTCCATTACCAGAGCCTCGACAAGGCAGTCGAAGCTATCAACAGAATAGCACCCGAACACCTGGAGGTCGTCGGTGATATGTCGGCGACGAAAAACCTGCGATACCCCGGCATCATCTACGTGGGGCCCGAGACCTGTGTGTCCATGGGCGACTATTACATAGGCACAAATCACGTGCTCCCCACTGGCGGGGCAGGAAGGTTTTCTGCTGGTCTTTCGGTGGACACATTTACAAAGCGTAGAGTATTGGTTAAGATAGATAAGAAATTTCTGGAGACCTATGGCGCGAATGCCATAAGATTGGCGGAAATCGAGGGTTTATACGCGCACGGTCGGGCTATCAAGGCAAGAAGGGAGCTTTTGCGGTGA
- the hisH gene encoding imidazole glycerol phosphate synthase subunit HisH — protein MIAIVDYGMGNLRSVTNAFARLGASIVVTSDRNAIATARAIVLPGVGAFGKCMENLVRFDLLDVLLDQINKGKPYLGICLGLQMLFESSEEAPGVKGLGLVKGSVKRFKNELKVPHMGWNQVEQTKGSQLFKGIRQGEHFYFVHSFYPEPTEEELIASTTDYGKPFASSVERENIFACQFHPEKSQRVGLHLLQNFIDLCEQN, from the coding sequence GTGATAGCAATCGTCGACTACGGCATGGGGAATTTAAGGAGCGTGACGAATGCCTTTGCGCGGCTCGGCGCGTCCATTGTTGTGACAAGCGACAGGAACGCGATTGCGACAGCGAGGGCCATTGTGCTGCCCGGTGTGGGCGCCTTCGGTAAGTGCATGGAGAATCTGGTGAGGTTCGATTTACTGGACGTGCTTTTGGATCAGATCAACAAAGGCAAGCCGTATCTGGGGATCTGTCTTGGGCTGCAGATGCTTTTTGAATCCTCTGAAGAAGCTCCCGGCGTTAAAGGATTAGGTCTTGTGAAGGGGAGCGTAAAAAGGTTCAAGAACGAGCTTAAAGTGCCACACATGGGATGGAACCAGGTTGAACAGACGAAGGGCTCGCAGCTCTTCAAAGGGATCCGCCAGGGAGAACACTTTTATTTTGTCCACTCCTTCTATCCCGAACCCACCGAAGAAGAGCTGATTGCGAGCACCACGGACTATGGCAAACCGTTTGCATCATCCGTAGAGCGGGAGAACATTTTTGCGTGCCAATTTCACCCTGAAAAGAGCCAGAGGGTAGGGTTGCACCTCCTTCAGAATTTTATAGACCTATGCGAACAAAACTGA
- a CDS encoding 1-(5-phosphoribosyl)-5-[(5-phosphoribosylamino)methylideneamino] imidazole-4-carboxamide isomerase: MKIFFAMDLIGGNAVRLLKGDFSQVTIYSRNPPETIENMCKAGARDFHIIDLDGAREGKRKHSDLIRAIRQKVPGYMEVGGGIRTEDDIAFYSATNVDGMIVGTRALEDKMFFRGLSRFRNIVLGLDLYEGRPMVKGWKEAAAMSLEEVLELAAEARIMAILFTSISKDGTLSGPDFGAIEKMQTMTSLPIIASGGVSTMKDLQELKEMNVWAAIVGKAYYEGRIQIEEAVSLAD, encoded by the coding sequence GTGAAAATCTTCTTCGCAATGGACCTCATAGGCGGGAACGCCGTGAGGCTCCTGAAGGGAGATTTCTCACAGGTCACCATCTACAGCCGGAACCCACCCGAGACTATCGAAAACATGTGCAAGGCAGGGGCAAGAGATTTTCACATTATCGACCTTGATGGAGCACGCGAAGGAAAGAGGAAGCATAGCGATCTGATACGCGCTATCAGACAGAAGGTGCCGGGCTACATGGAAGTGGGCGGCGGCATTCGCACTGAAGATGACATTGCTTTTTATTCGGCTACGAACGTAGACGGGATGATAGTGGGGACGAGGGCGCTGGAAGACAAGATGTTCTTTCGAGGGCTTTCGCGTTTCAGGAACATCGTTCTCGGTTTGGATCTTTACGAGGGGCGGCCTATGGTGAAGGGATGGAAAGAGGCAGCCGCCATGTCCCTTGAAGAGGTGCTCGAGCTAGCCGCAGAGGCCCGCATCATGGCCATTCTTTTCACGAGCATCTCGAAAGACGGTACGTTGAGCGGGCCCGATTTTGGAGCCATAGAAAAGATGCAGACAATGACTAGCCTCCCGATTATTGCCAGCGGCGGCGTCAGCACCATGAAGGACCTGCAAGAACTGAAGGAGATGAATGTGTGGGCGGCCATCGTGGGGAAGGCCTATTACGAGGGCAGAATACAAATAGAGGAGGCCGTCTCGCTTGCTGACTAA
- the prmC gene encoding peptide chain release factor N(5)-glutamine methyltransferase: protein MRVQDFLRSEKDLGRTDLIVIIASALDVTPEAIYTHPEKELDDTALERIARHIDERKKGRPLSYITNTKEFFSQDFYVDERVLIPRPETELLVEEALHAMVAARPSLNQESGHATVAKKEDVRILDMGTGSGAIGITLARYGASSVACVDVSFDALLVARWNAKRLAVEDRISLVQSDLFGGLKKKARFDIIVANLPYISASDCERLMPDVKREPPRALLGGTRGTEVYERFVADLPHHLEESGSVICELGDAGQIESVGKSMRALGLRVRSKKDLAGQDRVLIGSWKNLS, encoded by the coding sequence TTGCGCGTTCAGGATTTCCTCCGCAGCGAAAAGGATTTGGGCCGGACTGACCTCATCGTCATCATCGCGTCCGCGCTGGATGTGACCCCGGAGGCTATTTACACACATCCGGAAAAGGAGCTTGACGACACGGCGCTGGAGAGAATAGCCAGACACATAGACGAGAGAAAGAAAGGCAGACCCCTCTCGTACATCACAAATACAAAGGAGTTTTTCTCGCAAGACTTCTACGTAGACGAACGAGTGCTTATACCAAGGCCCGAAACAGAGTTACTGGTCGAAGAAGCGCTACACGCAATGGTCGCGGCCCGGCCCTCCCTGAATCAAGAAAGCGGACACGCCACTGTAGCGAAAAAAGAGGACGTGCGGATCCTTGATATGGGCACCGGTTCCGGCGCAATCGGCATAACGCTCGCCCGTTATGGTGCGTCGTCCGTTGCCTGTGTTGACGTATCTTTCGATGCATTGCTCGTGGCGCGCTGGAATGCGAAGCGGCTGGCGGTAGAGGATCGGATTTCCCTGGTGCAATCCGACCTGTTCGGAGGCTTAAAGAAGAAAGCGCGTTTCGATATAATCGTTGCAAACCTCCCGTACATCTCTGCGTCTGACTGCGAGAGGCTCATGCCCGACGTAAAACGCGAGCCCCCCCGCGCGCTCCTGGGAGGCACACGTGGCACAGAGGTATACGAGCGCTTCGTAGCCGACCTCCCGCACCATCTGGAAGAGAGTGGCTCTGTAATCTGTGAACTGGGCGACGCAGGGCAGATAGAGTCGGTCGGAAAGTCGATGAGGGCACTCGGGCTTCGTGTGCGCTCGAAGAAAGATCTGGCAGGTCAGGACAGGGTACTTATAGGCTCATGGAAAAATTTGTCATAG
- the hisG gene encoding ATP phosphoribosyltransferase translates to MKLKIGIPKGSLQESTIKLFKNAGYHIKLADRSYVPVIDDPELEGLLIRAQEMARYVENGILDMGITGLDWVLEQNAKVTEIARLRYGKVGFKGVKWVVAAPENSPIKSLKDLNGKKIATELVGYTKRFLKSKKIEALVEYSWGATEVKPPLLADAIVEVTETGASLVANNLRIIDTILESETVVIASKAAARDKWKKVKMENIVMLLHGALRAEEKVGLKMNAPQKGLDRIMKILPSLHTPTISTLADAGWVALEVIIDESVVRDIIPELRRAGAQGIVEYPLNKVIP, encoded by the coding sequence GTGAAGCTCAAAATAGGGATACCTAAAGGAAGCCTGCAGGAGAGCACAATAAAGCTGTTCAAGAATGCAGGCTACCACATCAAGCTCGCGGACAGGTCCTACGTTCCTGTTATAGATGACCCGGAACTGGAAGGGCTTCTGATCCGGGCGCAGGAGATGGCCCGCTATGTAGAGAACGGCATCCTCGATATGGGCATCACTGGTCTTGACTGGGTGCTGGAGCAGAACGCAAAGGTAACGGAGATCGCGCGGCTGCGTTACGGAAAAGTTGGGTTTAAGGGAGTAAAGTGGGTTGTTGCCGCTCCCGAGAATTCCCCGATAAAAAGCCTCAAAGACCTGAACGGAAAGAAAATCGCTACTGAGCTGGTGGGATACACCAAGCGGTTCCTCAAGTCGAAAAAAATAGAGGCTCTCGTGGAGTATTCCTGGGGCGCGACAGAGGTTAAGCCGCCGCTCCTTGCCGACGCAATCGTGGAGGTGACTGAGACAGGAGCATCTCTGGTTGCCAATAACCTCCGCATTATAGACACGATCCTGGAATCAGAAACAGTGGTGATTGCCAGCAAAGCAGCCGCAAGAGATAAGTGGAAGAAGGTGAAGATGGAAAACATTGTCATGCTTCTCCATGGCGCACTCCGGGCAGAAGAGAAGGTGGGGCTCAAGATGAACGCACCGCAGAAGGGGCTCGACCGGATCATGAAGATACTTCCGTCGCTGCATACACCCACGATCTCGACGCTTGCCGACGCAGGATGGGTTGCGCTGGAGGTCATCATAGATGAATCGGTCGTTCGGGATATCATACCGGAACTGAGGCGGGCGGGCGCCCAGGGCATTGTCGAATACCCGCTGAATAAAGTGATTCCTTAG
- the murA gene encoding UDP-N-acetylglucosamine 1-carboxyvinyltransferase: MEKFVIEGGERLKGKIAVGGAKNAVLPVLAATLLQKGIYEIGNVPRLKDVTTMISVLGVLGAKSEWIDEHRLRIDTTDAEGFEAPYDLVKEMRASVLVLGALAGGRKRAIVSYPGGCAIGERPINLHLKGLSLLGCEVGMHEGYVDVDARNLCGATVRFDKPTVGGTENVLMAAVLAEGETVIENAAMEPEVVDLGMMLQAMGARIEGLGTPKIFVRGVESLTPCNYDVIPDRIEAGTFLVASGLTRGSVTIEGAKVAHLTTVIEKLREAGMDIAEENGSLRAGMSRKRPTAFDIRTSPYPGFPTDMQAQVMTMMSIAKGVSVVTESIFENRMMHAAELRRLGADVMVVGNRAVVRGVKALQGARVMATDLRASASLILAGLCAYGTTEVSRIYHIDRGYESIEKKLRQLGAKIERKKDEGVAP; this comes from the coding sequence ATGGAAAAATTTGTCATAGAGGGCGGCGAACGCCTGAAGGGTAAGATTGCCGTCGGCGGGGCGAAGAATGCTGTCCTGCCTGTGCTTGCAGCGACTCTCCTTCAGAAGGGTATCTACGAAATAGGAAACGTTCCCCGACTGAAAGACGTTACTACCATGATCAGCGTGCTGGGAGTCCTTGGCGCGAAATCCGAGTGGATTGACGAGCACAGGCTCAGAATAGACACGACCGACGCGGAAGGATTTGAAGCGCCCTATGATCTGGTAAAGGAGATGCGAGCATCGGTCCTCGTACTCGGTGCCCTGGCAGGCGGCCGGAAGAGGGCCATTGTCTCCTATCCGGGCGGGTGCGCTATCGGTGAGCGACCCATCAACCTTCACTTGAAAGGGCTTTCCCTTCTGGGTTGCGAGGTCGGTATGCACGAGGGCTATGTGGATGTCGACGCGCGCAATCTCTGCGGCGCCACCGTGCGTTTTGATAAACCGACCGTTGGCGGAACCGAGAATGTCCTGATGGCCGCAGTTCTGGCTGAGGGAGAGACGGTTATCGAGAACGCTGCGATGGAGCCTGAAGTGGTCGACCTCGGCATGATGCTTCAGGCGATGGGTGCCCGAATAGAGGGACTTGGCACACCCAAGATCTTTGTGCGGGGCGTTGAGAGTCTTACTCCCTGCAACTATGATGTGATTCCCGACCGTATAGAAGCGGGGACTTTCCTTGTGGCCAGTGGATTGACGAGGGGCAGCGTAACCATCGAAGGCGCCAAAGTTGCGCACCTCACCACCGTGATAGAGAAGCTTCGGGAGGCGGGGATGGATATCGCAGAGGAGAATGGCTCGCTCCGTGCCGGAATGTCGAGGAAAAGACCAACGGCATTTGACATAAGAACCTCTCCCTATCCGGGTTTCCCCACCGACATGCAGGCTCAGGTTATGACCATGATGTCCATAGCGAAGGGCGTCAGCGTAGTTACGGAGAGCATCTTCGAGAACAGGATGATGCACGCAGCGGAGCTTCGGAGACTCGGCGCAGACGTGATGGTCGTGGGGAACAGGGCAGTGGTAAGGGGCGTCAAGGCGTTGCAGGGCGCCAGAGTGATGGCTACGGATTTGCGCGCGAGCGCAAGCCTTATCCTGGCAGGACTCTGCGCCTACGGTACGACAGAGGTTTCGCGTATCTATCATATTGACAGGGGATACGAATCGATCGAGAAAAAACTGCGCCAGCTCGGGGCGAAAATAGAGAGGAAGAAAGATGAAGGTGTGGCACCTTGA